In a single window of the Pseudomonas oryzihabitans genome:
- a CDS encoding beta-ketoacyl-ACP synthase, producing MIGRRVVITGMAGVTALGSDWPTIRDHFLAGHSGIRRMDAWDRYTEMNTRLGGPIVDFQVPSHWTRKQLRSMGRVSQLAVAAAERALADAGLLNDPGIADGRMGVACGSSTGSTDDIKALANMLLSDAAVGLNANTYVRMMPHTAAANLSLFFGLKGRLIPTSSACTSGSQGIGYAYEAIKFGRLPLMLAGGAEELCPSEAMVFDTLYATSLRNDAPHTSPRPYDKGRDGLVIGEGAGILVLEELEHALARGAHIHAEIVGFGSNADGQHSTRPEQATMQRAMELALEDAGLTPEAIGYVNGHGTATEQGDIAETRATQALFGSGMPISSQKSYLGHTLGACGALESWFSIAMMNEERFVPTLNLDDLDPQCGELDYLRDGPRTLRTDHVMNNNFAFGGVNTSLIFRRWS from the coding sequence ATGATCGGTCGTCGCGTCGTGATCACCGGGATGGCCGGCGTCACCGCCCTGGGCAGTGACTGGCCGACCATCCGCGACCACTTCCTGGCCGGCCACAGCGGCATCCGCCGCATGGACGCCTGGGACCGCTATACCGAGATGAATACCCGCCTGGGCGGGCCCATCGTCGACTTCCAGGTGCCCAGCCACTGGACGCGCAAGCAGTTGCGCAGCATGGGCCGCGTCTCCCAGCTGGCGGTGGCCGCCGCCGAGCGCGCCCTGGCCGATGCCGGACTGCTGAATGATCCCGGCATCGCCGATGGCCGCATGGGCGTGGCCTGCGGTTCCTCCACCGGCAGCACCGACGACATCAAGGCGCTGGCCAACATGCTGCTCAGCGACGCCGCCGTGGGGCTCAATGCCAACACCTATGTGCGCATGATGCCGCACACCGCCGCCGCCAACCTGAGCCTGTTCTTTGGCCTCAAGGGCCGGCTGATTCCCACCTCCAGCGCCTGCACCAGCGGCAGCCAGGGCATCGGCTACGCCTACGAAGCCATCAAGTTCGGCCGCCTGCCGCTGATGCTGGCGGGCGGCGCCGAAGAACTCTGTCCCAGCGAGGCCATGGTCTTCGACACCCTCTATGCCACCAGCCTGCGCAACGATGCCCCCCACACCTCGCCGCGTCCCTACGACAAGGGACGCGACGGCCTGGTGATCGGCGAAGGCGCCGGCATCCTGGTGCTGGAAGAGCTGGAACACGCCCTGGCGCGCGGCGCGCACATCCACGCCGAGATCGTTGGCTTCGGCAGCAACGCCGACGGCCAGCACTCCACCCGCCCGGAACAGGCCACCATGCAGCGCGCCATGGAGCTGGCCCTGGAAGACGCCGGGCTGACGCCGGAGGCCATCGGCTACGTCAACGGCCACGGCACGGCCACCGAACAGGGCGACATCGCCGAGACCCGGGCCACCCAGGCGCTGTTCGGCTCCGGCATGCCCATCAGCTCGCAGAAGAGCTACCTGGGCCATACCCTCGGCGCCTGTGGCGCCCTGGAGTCCTGGTTCAGCATCGCCATGATGAACGAAGAGCGTTTCGTACCGACGCTCAACCTCGACGACCTGGACCCCCAGTGCGGCGAGCTGGACTATCTGCGTGACGGACCGCGGACCCTGCGTACCGATCATGTGATGAACAATAATTTCGCCTTTGGCGGGGTCAACACCTCGCTGATCTTCCGCCGCTGGTCCTGA